A window of the Acidobacteriota bacterium genome harbors these coding sequences:
- a CDS encoding universal stress protein, which produces MIKTILVPTDFSEHAQRAFERASDLARQLDAKLYLLHVQTGSDLRIAVREGLLAGTSTDEEVHKAVEQLTEQRFSTLCGADPSQLPIEHTCRRGEPGAVIVAYAKEIGADLVVVGRRGAGLLEEMREAVIGSVTENVIKKSPCPVMVVRREH; this is translated from the coding sequence ATGATCAAGACCATCCTTGTGCCAACCGATTTCAGCGAGCACGCCCAGAGAGCCTTTGAAAGAGCGTCCGATCTGGCTCGGCAGCTCGACGCGAAACTCTACTTGTTGCACGTTCAAACAGGAAGCGACTTAAGGATCGCAGTCAGAGAGGGCTTGCTCGCCGGAACTTCCACTGACGAAGAGGTTCATAAAGCCGTGGAGCAGTTAACCGAGCAGCGCTTCTCCACGTTGTGCGGAGCCGACCCTTCACAACTCCCGATTGAACACACTTGCCGGCGAGGCGAGCCGGGCGCGGTGATTGTAGCTTACGCGAAGGAGATTGGCGCCGACCTGGTAGTAGTTGGAAGGCGCGGCGCGGGTTTGCTCGAAGAGATGCGCGAAGCAGTCATCGGGTCTGTTACTGAAAATGTTATCAAGAAATCCCCGTGCCCGGTTATGGTTGTCAGACGCGAACACTAG
- a CDS encoding ABC transporter permease — protein sequence MIMETVIKDVRFGIRMLLRSPGFTAVALLAITLGIAANTTTFSAMDATLFHPFSFPNQDRLLMLWEANPQLGFKRGSVAPANVNDWREQNQTFEQVVAISQRYFDLTELDETERFLGYLVSASFFDALGVRAMYGRTFAPDEGQAGKQQVVVLKHNLWQRRFGADPNIVNQTIRVNGKNFTVIGVMPPQFNYPFNGGEMWAPIVFDAKDLTNRGDHYLQVMGLLKPGVTSEQAREDLKGIAARAAEQFPETNAGRSVNVLSMTEDATRGSRMYAPVMLAAVGFVLLIACANVANLLLVRGASRQKEIAIRLAMGASRWRLVRQLLTESLLLSLAGGALGLLVSVWGVGALSRAIPDDFSKFIPGWHNLVINRTVFVFTLIVSVLTGLLFGLVPAMQSTKTNFNEALKEGGKGSSGKASHNRARNILVVAEVALSLVLLIGAGLMIRSFVELLRSDLGVKPTNVLTMEVSLPNEKYGKVETRLSFYNQLLDRIEALPGVTRVGGVGNLPMGGFNNSHGIERIGQTVFPQGKQPNVLYTPVTPGYFEAIGTRLIKGRNLTSQDRGDSPRVALVNEAFVNEFLPGQDPIGQQFAQPRGPAVSIIGVTANVMNADFDDKLEAQIYAPYTQEVWRSISLVIRSASDPAQLTSAVRGEVSALDKTLPVFNVQPMEQVIAFRMSPKRLASSMMAVFALLALVLAGVGIYAVMSYAVSQRTHEIGIRIALGAQARDIFRLVITQGLTLTLIGIVIGLAGAFAMTRAMAQILYGVTSTDPLTFVGISVLLGTVAMVACYVPTRKATKVDPMVALRCE from the coding sequence ATGATTATGGAAACTGTCATCAAAGACGTCCGCTTTGGAATCCGAATGCTGCTGCGCAGTCCCGGGTTCACAGCAGTGGCTCTGCTTGCGATCACGCTTGGCATCGCCGCCAACACGACCACGTTCAGCGCTATGGATGCGACGCTGTTTCATCCGTTTTCTTTTCCGAATCAGGACCGGCTGCTGATGCTTTGGGAAGCCAACCCGCAACTTGGCTTCAAACGCGGCTCGGTTGCGCCAGCCAACGTCAACGACTGGCGTGAGCAGAATCAAACCTTCGAACAGGTTGTTGCCATCAGCCAGCGCTACTTCGATCTGACCGAGCTCGACGAGACGGAGCGGTTCTTGGGTTACCTCGTGTCGGCGAGCTTTTTCGACGCGCTCGGTGTCCGGGCGATGTATGGCCGCACGTTCGCGCCCGATGAAGGCCAGGCGGGCAAGCAACAAGTCGTCGTTCTGAAGCACAATCTCTGGCAGCGCCGCTTCGGCGCGGACCCGAACATAGTCAACCAAACCATCCGGGTCAACGGCAAGAACTTCACCGTGATCGGCGTGATGCCGCCGCAGTTCAACTATCCGTTCAACGGCGGCGAGATGTGGGCGCCCATCGTCTTCGACGCAAAAGACCTGACCAACCGCGGCGATCATTATCTGCAAGTGATGGGCTTGCTCAAGCCGGGCGTGACCAGCGAACAAGCTCGCGAAGACCTCAAGGGGATTGCGGCGCGCGCGGCCGAGCAGTTTCCGGAAACCAACGCCGGACGAAGCGTCAACGTCCTTTCAATGACGGAAGACGCAACGCGCGGCTCGCGCATGTACGCGCCGGTGATGCTGGCCGCTGTCGGCTTCGTACTGCTGATCGCGTGCGCCAACGTCGCAAATCTGTTGCTTGTGCGCGGTGCATCCCGGCAGAAAGAGATCGCGATTCGATTGGCAATGGGCGCGAGCCGGTGGCGGCTCGTTCGCCAGTTGCTCACCGAGAGTTTGCTTCTAAGTCTGGCCGGCGGCGCGCTCGGATTGCTGGTTTCGGTCTGGGGCGTAGGAGCGCTCTCACGCGCCATCCCCGACGATTTTTCCAAGTTCATCCCCGGCTGGCATAACCTTGTCATCAATCGAACAGTGTTCGTCTTCACGCTCATCGTGTCGGTGTTAACCGGCCTGCTCTTCGGGCTGGTTCCGGCGATGCAATCCACCAAGACGAATTTCAACGAAGCTTTGAAAGAAGGCGGCAAAGGCTCATCGGGCAAGGCGTCGCACAATCGCGCGCGCAACATTTTGGTGGTTGCGGAGGTCGCGTTGTCGCTGGTGCTGCTGATCGGCGCAGGGTTGATGATTCGCAGCTTCGTCGAATTGCTACGATCGGACCTCGGCGTCAAGCCGACAAACGTCCTGACTATGGAAGTTTCGCTGCCAAATGAAAAATACGGTAAGGTCGAGACGCGACTCAGCTTCTACAACCAGCTTCTGGATCGCATCGAAGCGTTGCCCGGTGTGACGCGCGTCGGTGGGGTTGGCAATCTGCCTATGGGCGGGTTCAACAACAGCCATGGCATCGAGCGAATCGGGCAGACCGTTTTTCCGCAAGGTAAGCAACCAAACGTCCTGTACACTCCGGTTACGCCCGGCTATTTCGAAGCCATCGGTACCCGGCTCATCAAAGGCCGTAACTTGACCAGCCAGGATCGCGGCGATTCACCGCGCGTCGCGTTGGTCAACGAAGCGTTCGTGAACGAGTTCCTGCCCGGCCAGGATCCCATCGGACAGCAGTTCGCACAACCCCGCGGTCCGGCAGTGTCGATCATCGGCGTGACGGCCAATGTGATGAATGCAGACTTCGATGACAAACTCGAGGCGCAGATTTACGCCCCTTACACGCAGGAGGTATGGCGCTCGATATCCCTGGTGATTCGCAGCGCCTCTGACCCGGCGCAACTCACTTCTGCAGTGCGTGGTGAAGTGAGCGCGCTCGATAAGACGCTGCCAGTCTTCAACGTCCAACCGATGGAGCAAGTAATCGCTTTTCGAATGTCGCCCAAGCGATTGGCGTCGTCGATGATGGCGGTCTTCGCGCTGCTTGCGCTCGTGCTTGCGGGGGTAGGCATCTACGCGGTGATGAGCTACGCCGTCTCCCAGCGCACTCACGAGATCGGCATTCGCATCGCGTTGGGCGCCCAGGCTCGAGATATTTTTAGGCTGGTCATCACCCAGGGATTGACGCTAACTCTCATCGGCATCGTCATCGGACTTGCAGGCGCCTTTGCGATGACCCGGGCGATGGCGCAGATTCTGTACGGGGTCACTTCGACCGATCCGCTCACCTTTGTGGGAATCTCGGTGTTGCTGGGTACCGTCGCGATGGTGGCGTGTTATGTACCCACGCGCAAAGCAACGAAGGTCGACCCGATGGTCGCGCTCCGGTGCGAATGA